A region from the Haliaeetus albicilla chromosome 16, bHalAlb1.1, whole genome shotgun sequence genome encodes:
- the TRNAU1AP gene encoding tRNA selenocysteine 1-associated protein 1 isoform X1, with protein MAASLWMGDLEPYMDENFVSRAFATMGELVLSVKIIRNRLTGIPAGYCFVEFADLATAEKCLHKINGKPLPGATPAKRFKLNYATYGKQPDNSPEYSLFVGDLTPDVDDGMLYEFFVKVYPSCRGGKVVLDQAGVSKGYGFVKFTDELEQKRALTECQGAVGLGSKPVRLSVAIPKANRVKPMEYNQMYNYNYNQYYQQYHNYYAQWGYDQNTGSYSYSYPQYGYTQSTMQTYEEVGEDALEDPAPQLDVHEANKQFMEQSEELYDALMDCHWQPLDTVSSEIPAVL; from the exons ATGGCCGCCAGCCTGTGGATGGGGGAC cTGGAGCCATACATGGATGAAAACTTTGTTTCAAGAGCCTTTGCCACCATGGGAGAGCTTGTACTGAGTGTAAAAATCATTCGAAACAGGTTGACAGG AATTCCAGCAGGCTATTGCTTTGTAGAATTTGCAGATCTAGCTACTGCAGAGAAATGTTTACACAAAATCAATGGAAAACCGCTTCCTGGTGCTACACCG GCAAAGCGATTTAAATTGAATTATGCAACATATGGAAAACAGCCCGATAACAG tCCAGAATATTCACTTTTTGTGGGAGACCTGACTCCTGATGTGGATGATGGCATGTTATATGAATTTTTTGTTAAAGTTTATCCATCATGTAGAGGTGGAAAAGTTGTTTTGGACCAGGCAGGAGTATCCAA AGGTTACGGGTTCGTGAAATTCACGGATGAACTGGAACAGAAAAGAGCGCTGACAGAGTGTCAAGGAGCTGTGGGGTTGGGCTCTAAACCTGTACGCTTGAGTGTGGCTATACCAAAAGC taatcgTGTGAAACCAATGGAGTACAATCAGATGTACAACTATAATTATAACCAATATTACCAACAATATCACAACTACTATGCCCAGTGGGGCTATGACCAGAACACAGGCAGTTACAGCTACAGCTATCCCCAGTATGGATACACGCAGAGCACAATGCAG acaTATGAAGAAGTTGGTGAGGATGCATTGGAAG ATCCGGCGCCTCAGTTAGACGTCCATGAAGCAAATAAACAGTTTATGGAACAGAGTGAAGAGCTTTACGATGCCTTGATGGACTGTCATTGGCAGCCTTTGGACACTGTCTCGTCAGAGATTCCAGCCGTGTTATAG
- the TRNAU1AP gene encoding tRNA selenocysteine 1-associated protein 1 isoform X3, producing the protein MAASLWMGDLEPYMDENFVSRAFATMGELVLSVKIIRNRLTGIPAGYCFVEFADLATAEKCLHKINGKPLPGATPAKRFKLNYATYGKQPDNSPEYSLFVGDLTPDVDDGMLYEFFVKVYPSCRGGKVVLDQAGVSKGYGFVKFTDELEQKRALTECQGAVGLGSKPVRLSVAIPKANRVKPMEYNQMYNYNYNQYYQQYHNYYAQWGYDQNTGSYSYSYPQYGYTQSTMQTYEEVGEDALEAA; encoded by the exons ATGGCCGCCAGCCTGTGGATGGGGGAC cTGGAGCCATACATGGATGAAAACTTTGTTTCAAGAGCCTTTGCCACCATGGGAGAGCTTGTACTGAGTGTAAAAATCATTCGAAACAGGTTGACAGG AATTCCAGCAGGCTATTGCTTTGTAGAATTTGCAGATCTAGCTACTGCAGAGAAATGTTTACACAAAATCAATGGAAAACCGCTTCCTGGTGCTACACCG GCAAAGCGATTTAAATTGAATTATGCAACATATGGAAAACAGCCCGATAACAG tCCAGAATATTCACTTTTTGTGGGAGACCTGACTCCTGATGTGGATGATGGCATGTTATATGAATTTTTTGTTAAAGTTTATCCATCATGTAGAGGTGGAAAAGTTGTTTTGGACCAGGCAGGAGTATCCAA AGGTTACGGGTTCGTGAAATTCACGGATGAACTGGAACAGAAAAGAGCGCTGACAGAGTGTCAAGGAGCTGTGGGGTTGGGCTCTAAACCTGTACGCTTGAGTGTGGCTATACCAAAAGC taatcgTGTGAAACCAATGGAGTACAATCAGATGTACAACTATAATTATAACCAATATTACCAACAATATCACAACTACTATGCCCAGTGGGGCTATGACCAGAACACAGGCAGTTACAGCTACAGCTATCCCCAGTATGGATACACGCAGAGCACAATGCAG acaTATGAAGAAGTTGGTGAGGATGCATTGGAAG CAGCGTAA
- the TRNAU1AP gene encoding tRNA selenocysteine 1-associated protein 1 isoform X2 — MDENFVSRAFATMGELVLSVKIIRNRLTGIPAGYCFVEFADLATAEKCLHKINGKPLPGATPAKRFKLNYATYGKQPDNSPEYSLFVGDLTPDVDDGMLYEFFVKVYPSCRGGKVVLDQAGVSKGYGFVKFTDELEQKRALTECQGAVGLGSKPVRLSVAIPKANRVKPMEYNQMYNYNYNQYYQQYHNYYAQWGYDQNTGSYSYSYPQYGYTQSTMQTYEEVGEDALEDPAPQLDVHEANKQFMEQSEELYDALMDCHWQPLDTVSSEIPAVL, encoded by the exons ATGGATGAAAACTTTGTTTCAAGAGCCTTTGCCACCATGGGAGAGCTTGTACTGAGTGTAAAAATCATTCGAAACAGGTTGACAGG AATTCCAGCAGGCTATTGCTTTGTAGAATTTGCAGATCTAGCTACTGCAGAGAAATGTTTACACAAAATCAATGGAAAACCGCTTCCTGGTGCTACACCG GCAAAGCGATTTAAATTGAATTATGCAACATATGGAAAACAGCCCGATAACAG tCCAGAATATTCACTTTTTGTGGGAGACCTGACTCCTGATGTGGATGATGGCATGTTATATGAATTTTTTGTTAAAGTTTATCCATCATGTAGAGGTGGAAAAGTTGTTTTGGACCAGGCAGGAGTATCCAA AGGTTACGGGTTCGTGAAATTCACGGATGAACTGGAACAGAAAAGAGCGCTGACAGAGTGTCAAGGAGCTGTGGGGTTGGGCTCTAAACCTGTACGCTTGAGTGTGGCTATACCAAAAGC taatcgTGTGAAACCAATGGAGTACAATCAGATGTACAACTATAATTATAACCAATATTACCAACAATATCACAACTACTATGCCCAGTGGGGCTATGACCAGAACACAGGCAGTTACAGCTACAGCTATCCCCAGTATGGATACACGCAGAGCACAATGCAG acaTATGAAGAAGTTGGTGAGGATGCATTGGAAG ATCCGGCGCCTCAGTTAGACGTCCATGAAGCAAATAAACAGTTTATGGAACAGAGTGAAGAGCTTTACGATGCCTTGATGGACTGTCATTGGCAGCCTTTGGACACTGTCTCGTCAGAGATTCCAGCCGTGTTATAG